CGGCCGTGATACGCACCGTGGTTTCCAGCGGCACATACACGGCGTAGGGCGAGACGTCCTCGAAGACGCTGGCGCGCTTGCCGATGCCTTCCCATACGTGATCGCCCGCCTGCACCGTGACCGTGCCCGTCAGCACGACGAGGCACAGCTCGCGGTGGCCCGTCTCCAGGCTGATGTGTTCGCCGGCCTGCAACCTGTGCGCGGCAAAGCCCACGTGCGTCCAGCCGGCCGATTCCGGCGTGACTTCCACAATCTTGCCGCCGGCCTTGCCTGCTTTGACCAGCAGCGGGCTCATGCCGCCTCCCGACCCAGGCGCGGAATCGCATGGACCAGGCGCGCCAGGTAATCGTGGCCCATCTTCGCGTATGCGTAGCTGGGGGCGACGGCCGGGTCTTGCTCCGCCTCCACCACCAGCCAGCCCGCGTAGCCATGCAGATACAGCCGCGTCAGGATGGCCGGGAAGTCGATGCAGCCGTCGCCCGGCACGCTGAAGGCGCCATTGATGACGGCCTGCAAAAAACTCCAGTGGCCATTGCGGGCCAGTTTCACCACGTTCGGGCGCACATCCTTGCAATGCACGTGGCAAATCCTGTCGATATGTTTATTGAGCACCGCCAGCGCGTCGCCGCCGGCAAAGGTGATATGACCCGTATCAAACAACAAGCCCACTTCCGGCCCCGTCAAGGCCATCAGTTGATCCACGTCGGCCGGCGTTTCCACGTAGGCGCCCATGTGGTGGTGGTAGGCCAGGCGCACGCCGTGCGCCAGCAAATGCCTGGCAAAGGCCGTCAACTTGTCGGCGTAGTCCTGCCATTGCTGCTGCGACTGGAAGCGCGGGCGTTTGTACAGCGGACGGGCTTCACCCTGGATGGCGTCGGCCACTTCGCCGTACACCATGACGGTGGCGCCGCTGTCGGCAAGTAAACGTAAATGCGGGCCAACAGAAGCGATCTCTTCTTCCACCGAGCGGTGCGCCAGGCGGCCCGAATACCAGCCGGAGACGCACGCCAGGCCATACTTGCCCAGCACGGCGTTCAGGGACGGGGCATCTTTCGGAAACTTGTTGCCCAGTTCAAAGCCCACGTAGCCGATCTCGGCGCCTTCCTTCAGCGCCGTTTCCAGGGGCGTTTCGCCGCCCAGGCTCGGTAAATCGTCGTTCATCCACGAGATCGGGTTGATGCCGATACGTACATTCCAGGTAGTCATTTCAATTCCTTTGTTTCAGGCGATCGTTTTCATAACGGGCACGCGCAGCTTGCACGCCGGACTGGGTGGAGACCTCGGGCACGGCCACTTCCCACCAGCAGCCGCCCTCTTCTGTCGTGCGCGTGGCGTCCGTATTGATGCAGATCAGATACGTGCGGGAAGCTGCCCGGGCGCGCAGCATCGCTTGCTCGAGTTCGCCAATGTCGGCAACGTGCTCGGACAGCGCACCCAGGGCTTGCGCATGCAGGGCGAAGTCGATAGGCGGTGCGCTGTCGGGCAGCATATTGTTGAACGAAGCATTGCCGCAGGCCTGCTGCAGGCGGTTGATGCAGCCATAGCCCCGGTTGTCGAGCACGACGATGATGAGCTTTTTGTCCAGCATGACGGAAGTGGCGATTTCCGAATTCATCATCAGATAGCTGCCGTCGCCCACCATGACGATGACCTCGGCATCAGGCTTGGCCATCTTGACGCCGAGGCCGCCGGCGATCTCATAGCCCATGCACGAGTAGCCGTATTCCATGTGGTAGCCGCCCGGCGTGGACGTTCTCCACAGCTTATGCAGCTCCGCCGGCAGAGTCCCTGCCGCGCAGACGACGATGTCGCGCACAGTAGAATCCGGT
This window of the Janthinobacterium agaricidamnosum genome carries:
- the iolE gene encoding myo-inosose-2 dehydratase, producing the protein MTTWNVRIGINPISWMNDDLPSLGGETPLETALKEGAEIGYVGFELGNKFPKDAPSLNAVLGKYGLACVSGWYSGRLAHRSVEEEIASVGPHLRLLADSGATVMVYGEVADAIQGEARPLYKRPRFQSQQQWQDYADKLTAFARHLLAHGVRLAYHHHMGAYVETPADVDQLMALTGPEVGLLFDTGHITFAGGDALAVLNKHIDRICHVHCKDVRPNVVKLARNGHWSFLQAVINGAFSVPGDGCIDFPAILTRLYLHGYAGWLVVEAEQDPAVAPSYAYAKMGHDYLARLVHAIPRLGREAA